Proteins found in one Manduca sexta isolate Smith_Timp_Sample1 chromosome 8, JHU_Msex_v1.0, whole genome shotgun sequence genomic segment:
- the LOC115444153 gene encoding uncharacterized protein LOC115444153, whose protein sequence is MRFQSASQIVLLMFLMSWFSCIGSSTFDTAEDQLRTKRQINSLPLVYPYGGTYKLLVGMSIPIQNNDNVALSFAANFQYQYVEFQNISELSQYYFIKQVSREQREADILSRRDERLIFYKSIAEMLTSKGMNGVDCVLRAICEAAQYPVEEEGFVGEILHILLTPDYGKSPFDDVDPEWEELMSPYKDAATAGRQMFDCVSIYSACPEGQGVLEFITTLRDE, encoded by the exons ATGag GTTCCAAAGCGCGTCTCAAATAGTTCTCTTGATGTTTTTGATGTCATGGTTTTCATGCATCGGATCTAGTACATTCGACACAGCGGAGGACCAGCTCCGAACTAAGAGACAGATTAACAGTTTACCTCTGGTTTATCCATATGGAGGGACTTACAAA ttGCTGGTCGGCATGTCAATACCAATCCAGAATAATGACAATGTGGCGTTGTCCTTCGCTGCTAACTTTCAATATCAGTACGTCGAGTTTCAGAACATATCTGAACTATCTCAGTATTACTTTATCAAGCAAGTGTCAAGAGAGCAGAGGGAAGCTGATATACTGTCGAGAAGGGATGAAAGACTTATTTTCTATAAGTCTATAGCTGAAATGTTGACTTC TAAGGGCATGAACGGTGTCGATTGCGTGTTGAGAGCTATTTGCGAAGCCGCACAGTATCCAGTCGAGGAGGAAGGTTTTGTTGGCGAGATTCTGCATATATTACTCAC GCCAGACTACGGTAAATCACCATTCGATGACGTTGATCCAGAGTGGGAAGAGCTGATGTCGCCATACAAGGACGCGGCGACGGCCGGTCGACAGATGTTCGACTGCGTGTCGATATACAGCGCGTGTCCCGAGGGACAAGGAGTTCTGGAGTTCATCACCACGCTTCGGGATGAGTGA